A genomic stretch from Microcebus murinus isolate Inina chromosome 11, M.murinus_Inina_mat1.0, whole genome shotgun sequence includes:
- the RIMOC1 gene encoding RAB7A-interacting MON1-CCZ1 complex subunit 1, protein MAAAGPTVVRRVEELGDMAQAHIQQLSEAAGEDDHFLIRASAALEKLKLLCGEEKKCSNPSDLLELYTQAILDMTYFEENKLVDEDFPEDSSSHKVKELINFLSEPEILVKENNMHPKHCNLLGDELLECLSWRRGALLYMYCHSLTKRREWLLRKSTLLKKYLVDGINYLLQMLNYRCPIQLNEGVSFQDLDTAKLLSAGIFSDIHLLAMMYSGEMCYWGLKHCADQQAENHEMDTGVSGASCTTHKEPLDFREVGEKILKKYVSVCEGPLKEQEWNTTNAKQILNFFQHHCN, encoded by the exons ATGGCTGCCGCAGGCCCTACTGTGGTGAGGCGAGTGGAAGAGCTCGGGGACATGGCTCAGGCCCACATTCAGCAACTTAGTGAAGCTGCCGGTGAAGACG ATCACTTTTTAATTCGGGCCTCTGCAGCATTAGAAAAATTGAAACTTCTatgtggagaagagaaaaaatgttcaaatccaTCAGATCTTCTAGAGCTTTACACACAG gctaTTTTGGACATGACATATTTTGAGGAAAACAAGCTAGTAGATGAAGATTTTCCTGAAGACTCTTCTTCACACAAAGTAAAAGAGCTCATCAATTTTCTTTCAGAACCGGAAATTTTagttaaggaaaataatatgcaTCCAAAA CACTGCAATTTGCTCGGGGATGAGCTACTGGAATGTCTCTCTTGGAGACGAGGAGCCCTACTATATATGTATTGTCATTCTCTGACGAAAAGAAGAGAGTGGCTCTTGAGAAAATCTACTTTgcttaaaaag TACCTTGTTGATGGAATCAATTACTTGCTACAGATGCTAAATTATCGGTGTCCTATCCAGTTAAATGAAGGGGTTTCTTTCCAAGACCTAGACACGGCTAAATTACTGAGTGCAG GAATATTTAGTGACATTCATTTGCTGGCTATGATGTACAGTGGTGAAATGTGTTACTGGGGATTGAAGCATTGTGCTGATCAACAAGCAGAAAATCATGAAATGGATACTGGTGTTTCTGGAGCAAGCTGCACTACACACAAAGAACCCTTGGATTTCCGAGAAGTAggagaaaaaattttgaagaagtatgtgtctgtgtgtgaaggACCCCTGAAAGAACAAGAATGGAATAcaacaaatgcaaaacaaattttaaacttCTTTCAGCATCACTGTAACTAG